A DNA window from Ipomoea triloba cultivar NCNSP0323 chromosome 10, ASM357664v1 contains the following coding sequences:
- the LOC116032749 gene encoding peroxidase 5-like — MKSEGDKVTRLMLILVLIVVITISTLANVSTAALQVGFYHSTCPHAEAIVRKVVKKAVRRDPSLGAGLLRLYFHDCFVRGCDASVLVDSTHNNKAEKDHPANNPSLRGFDVIDKAKYWVESQCPHTVSCADIVAFAARDSAAVLGGINYGVPAGRRDGRVSLFDDPTRHLPSFLADAEELEKNFGRKGLSLDEMVTLSGAHSVGRSHCSSFTNRLYSSNSSTQLLQDPSLEAELGNKLRQMCPRKTSVDPTAPLDFRTPNRLDNEYYVNLMKGRGVLTSDQTLADSPLTARIVRYNANYGGVWAKKFAAAMVKMGSIEVLTGEEGEIRKSCRVIN, encoded by the exons ATGAAGAGTGAAGGAGATAAAGTGACAAGGTTAATGTTGATATTGGTGCTTATTGTAGTTATTACAATATCAACGCTAGCAAATGTTTCAACGGCTGCCTTACAAGTAGGGTTCTACCACTCGACTTGTCCTCATGCAGAGGCCATTGTGAGAAAGGTGGTGAAGAAAGCAGTGCGGCGAGATCCCTCCCTCGGTGCTGGCCTCCTACGCTTGTATTTTCACGATTGTTTTGTTAGG GGGTGTGACGCTTCAGTCCTTGTGGACTCAACACACAACAACAAAGCAGAAAAGGATCATCCGGCCAACAACCCTAGCCTTCGCGGCTTCGACGTGATCGACAAAGCCAAATACTGGGTGGAATCGCAGTGCCCGCACACCGTTTCCTGCGCCGACATCGTGGCGTTTGCGGCCAGAGACAGCGCGGCGGTGCTGGGAGGGATCAATTACGGCGTGCCTGCGGGGCGGCGCGACGGGCGGGTCTCCCTCTTCGATGACCCGACCCGACACCTGCCGTCTTTCCTGGCCGATGCGGAGGAGCTGGAGAAGAATTTCGGGCGGAAAGGGCTTTCGCTGGACGAGATGGTGACGCTCTCCGGCGCGCACTCCGTTGGGAGATCGCATTGCTCCTCGTTTACTAATAGATTGTATTCTTCCAACTCCAGTACTCAACTTCTTCAGGATCCGTCGTTGGAGGCCGAGTTGGGGAACAAGCTAAGACAAATGTGTCCCAGGAAGACCAGTGTTGATCCCACAGCTCCGCTTGATTTTCGTACTCCAAACAG GTTGGATAATGAGTACTACGTTAATTTGATGAAAGGTCGTGGAGTGCTAACCTCGGATCAGACGCTGGCAGACAGTCCTTTGACGGCTAGGATTGTGCGGTATAATGCAAACTACGGTGGTGTATGGGCTAAAAAGTTTGCCGCTGCAATGGTGAAGATGGGCTCTATTGAGGTCTTGACTGGGGAGGAAGGAGAAATTAGGAAGAGTTGTAGggtcattaattaa
- the LOC116031345 gene encoding ATP-citrate synthase alpha chain protein 3 produces MARKKIREYDSKRLLKEHLKRLSGIDLQICSAQVTESTDFAELTNKEPWLSSTKLVVKPDMLFGKRGKSGLVALKLDLAEVAEFVKARLGVEVEMGGCKAPITTFIVEPFVPHAEEYYLSIVSERLGCTISFSECGGIEIEENWDKVKTVFLPTEKPMTLEVCAPLIATLPLEVRGIIGNFILGVFSVFQDLDFSFLEMNPFTLVNGEPFPLDMRGELDDTAAFKNFQKWGNIEFPLPFGRVLSPTESFIHSLDEKTSASLKFTVLNPKGRIWTMVAGGGASVIYADTVGDLGYASELGNYAEYSGAPNEEEVLQYARVVLDCATADPDGRKRALIIGGGIANFTDVAATFNGIIQALREKESKLKAARMNIYVRRGGPNYQTGLAKMRALGEELGLPLEVYGPEATMTGICKRAIDCVMS; encoded by the exons ATGGCAAGGAAGAAGATCAGAGAGTATGATTCTAAGAGGCTTCTGAAGGAGCATTTGAAACGTCTGTCTGGCATCGACCTCCAGATCTGTTCTGCTCAA GTAACAGAATCTACAGATTTTGCTGAGTTAACAAACAAAGAACCATGGCTTTCGTCCACAAAATTGGTTGTAAAACCAGACATGTTGTTTGGGAAGCGTGGAAAGAGTGGCTTGGTGGCGTTGAAGTTGGATCTAGCAGAAGTTGCTGAATTTGTCAAAGCACGTCTTGGTGTGGAG GTTGAGATGGGTGGCTGCAAAGCACCTATTACAACCTTCATTGTTGAACCATTTGTTCCCCATGCCGAGGAGTATTATCTTTCAATAGTATCTGAAAGATTAGGGTGTACCATTAGCTTCTCAGAATGTGGAGGCATTGAAATTGAAGAAAACTGGGACAAG GTCAAGACAGTATTCCTTCCAACTGAAAAGCCTATGACCCTGGAAGTGTGCGCACCACTGATTGCTACTCTTCCCTTGGAG GTACGGGGGATAATTGGCAATTTTATATTGGGtgtgttttctgtttttcaag ACCTGGACTTCAGTTTTCTTGAGATGAATCCCTTTACGCTTGTCAATGGTGAACCATTTCCCCTGGACATGAGAGGAGAGTTAGATGACACAGCTGCCTTTAAAAACTTTCAGAA GTGGGGCAATATTGAGTTCCCTCTGCCTTTTGGAAGAGTTTTGAGCCCAACAGAAAGTTTTATTCATTCCTTGGATGAAAAA ACCAGTGCCTCTTTGAAGTTTACTGTCTTGAATCCCAAAGGTCGAATTTGGACAATGGTTGCTGGTGGTGGAGCAAGTGTAATATACGCTGATACA GTCGGAGATTTAGGCTATGCATCTGAGCTTGGTAACTATGCAGAATATAGTGGAGCTCCAAATGAAGAGGAGGTTTTACAATATGCTCGTGTAGTTCTTGAT TGTGCCACAGCTGATCCAGATGGCCGTAAGAGAGCTCTCATTATTGGAGGTGGCATTGCTAATTTTACTGATGTTGCCGCTACCTTCAATGGAATTATCCAGGCTCTTAGGGAGAAG GAATCCAAGTTAAAAGCTGCTAGAATGAACATTTATGTTCGAAGAGGTGGCCCTAATTACCAAACAGGTTTGGCAAAAATGCGTGCATTAGGTGAAGAGTTGGGACTTCCCCTAGAG GTTTATGGACCTGAGGCTACAATGACTGGCATTTGCAAACGGGCTATTGATTGCGTTATGTCTTAA
- the LOC116032084 gene encoding pleiotropic drug resistance protein 3-like isoform X1: protein MAQLVGSDEIESIRAELSEIGRSLRSSFRHRISSFRSNSVLSSTANEDVFDEDYLLQWAAIERLPTFDRLRSAVFEENNGNEAQVQGKRVVDVTKLGTLERHMFIEKLIKHIEHDNLRLLRKIRKRIDRADVKLPSVEVRYANLHVEAECEVVYGKPLPTLWNSFKSLIKIFVRFPCLKSEVAKIQIINDVSGVIKPGRMTLLLGPPGCGKTSLLKALSGNLDNSLKVRGDISYNGHNLQEFVPQKTSAYISQYDLHIPEMTVRETLDFSSRCQGVGSRADIMVELSKMEKEAGIVPDQDIDIYMKAISMEGQKTNLQTDYILKILGLDVCADTIVGDAMRRGISGGQKKRLTTGEMIVGPTKALFMDEISNGLDSSTTYQIVACLQQLAHITDATILMSLLQPAPETFDLFDDIILMAEGKVVFHGPRSNILEFFESCGFKCPERKGVADFLQEVISRKDQAQYWNRIEQAYSYVSVDTISRKFKESPYAKNLFKQLSEPFDKSKSHKNAIYSSVYSLPKWTLFRACMSREFLLMKRNSFIYVFKSVQLIIIASIAMTVFLRTKMDVDVLHANYYLGALFYALIILLVDGFPELSMTVTRLEVFFKQRELCFYPAWAYAIPATILKFPLSLLESVVWTSLTYYVIGFSPEAGRFFRQLLVLFLVHMSSISLFRFVAAVSRTVVVATTAGSLSILFVMLFGGFIIPRSSMPVWLKWGSWVSPVTYGEIGLALNEFLAPRWQKMPPTNVTIGDEVLESRGLNFDGYLYWVSVGALFGFTILFNLGFILALSFLKPPGSRAIISKEKFSKIQGSGESLHESPVEKTSESSNPGGMVLPFQALSVVFQDVEYYIDMPAAMKEHGFTEKRLQLLSDITAALRPGVLTALMGVSGAGKTTLLDVLSGRKTSGIVEGEIKIGGYPKVQETFARVSGYCEQTDIHSPQITVEESVIFSAWLRLPPEIDSKTKSEFVKEVIATIELHEIKDMLVGMPGTSGLSTEQRKRLTIAVELVANPSIIFMDEPTTGLDARAAAIVMRAVKNVVATGRTIVCTIHQPSIDIFEAFDELILLKTGGKMIYWGPLGRHSCKMIEYFEGISGVPKIKDNYNPATWMLEITSTSAEAELGLDFAEIYQKSSLYKDNKELVKKLSVPPQGSKQLHFPTTFSQNGWVQFKTCLWKQYWSYWRSPSYNLARCIFMLITCVILGLLFWDQGKKIDNQQGLFNILGAIFTAVILCGINNSSTVLPYVSTERAVLYRERFAGMYASWAYALAQVIIEIPYLFAETVMFTVITYPMIGYYGSAYKVFWYFYAMFCTLLYFNYLGMLLVAMTPSFPIAAILQSAFYSMFSLFAGFLVPKPQIPKWWIWFYYLMPTSWSLNGMLSSQYGDIEKDIKIFGEKKTAAAFLRDYFGYHHDELPIVAVVLILFPLVFAFLFTLCIQKLNFQRR, encoded by the exons ATGGCTCAGCTGGTGGGTTCAGATGAAATTGAATCAATAAGAGCTGAGCTATCAGAGATTGGAAGAAGCTTAAGGTCATCATTTAGACATCGTATCTCGAGTTTCAGAAGTAACTCGGTTTTGAGTTCCACTGCAAATGAAGATGTTTTTGATGAGGATTACTTGTTGCAGTGGGCAGCTATTGAGAGATTGCCTACCTTTGACAGATTGAGATCAGCTGTTTTTGAAGAAAACAATGGAAATGAGGCCCAAGTTCAGGGAAAACGGGTGGTTGATGTCACCAAGCTTGGAACTCTGGAAAGGCATATGTTCATTGAAAAGCTCATCAAACACATTGAGCATGACAACCTCCGCCTTTTGAGGAAAATCAGAAAAAGAATTGACAG AGCCGATGTAAAGTTGCCCTCTGTGGAAGTGAGATACGCTAATCTACATGTGGAAGCAGAGTGTGAGGTTGTTTATGGAAAACCCCTCCCAACTCTTTGGAATTCTTTCAAGAGTTTGATAAAG ATCTTTGTAAGGTTTCCATGTTTGAAGTCTGAAGTGGCCAAGATACAGATTATTAATGATGTAAGCGGTGTCATTAAGCCTGGAAG AATGACTCTGCTACTTGGTCCTCCGGGATGTGGGAAGACATCATTATTGAAAGCACTCTCAGGAAACCTGGACAACTCTCTGAAG GTTCGGGGAGATATTTCTTACAACGGGCACAACTTACAAGAATTTGTCCCCCAGAAAACTTCTGCATACATTAGTCAATACGATTTACATATCCCTGAAATGACTGTCAGAGAAACCCTTGATTTCTCATCTCGTTGCCAGGGTGTTGGTAGCAGAGCCG ATATTATGGTCGAGCTAAGTAAAATGGAGAAGGAAGCAGGAATTGTTCCTGATCAGGACATAGATATTTACATGAAG GCAATTTCTATGGAAGGACAAAAAACAAACCTTCAGACAGATTACATCCTTAAG ATTCTCGGACTTGATGTTTGTGCTGACACAATAGTAGGTGATGCTATGAGAAGAGGTATCTCCGGAGGCCAAAAGAAAAGACTTACAACAG GGGAAATGATTGTTGGCCCCACAAAGGCATTGTTTATGGATGAAATATCAAATGGCTTAGATAGTTCGACCACATATCAAATTGTTGCTTGCCTTCAACAGTTGGCACACATCACAGATGCTACAATACTAATGTCTCTTCTTCAGCCAGCACCAGAAACATTTGATCTCTTTGATGACATAATCTTGATGGCTGAGGGAAAAGTCGTTTTCCATGGTCCCAGAAGCAACATATTAGAATTTTTTGAAAGTTGTGGGTTCAAGTGTCCTGAAAGGAAAGGGGTAGCCGACTTCCTCCAGGAG GTCATCTCAAGGAAAGATCAGGCACAATACTGGAATCGAATTGAGCAGGCATATAGCTATGTTTCTGTTGATACAATATCAAGGAAATTTAAGGAATCTCCTTATGCAAAGAATCTCTTCAAGCAGCTTTCTGAGCCATTTGACAAGTCCAAGAGCCATAAAAATGCTATATATTCTAGTGTGTATTCACTTCCTAAATGGACACTTTTCCGAGCTTGCATGTCAAGAGAATTTCTTCTCATGAAAagaaattcatttatttatgtattcaaATCTGTTCAG CTTATCATAATTGCATCCATAGCAATGACTGTGTTTTTGAGAACTAAGATGGATGTGGATGTTCTGCATGCAAATTATTATTTGGGAGCTCTATTCTATGCCCTAATTATTCTACTTGTTGATGGGTTCCCTGAGTTGTCCATGACCGTTACAAGGCTAGAAGTTTTCTTCAAGCAGAGAGAATTGTGCTTCTACCCAGCATGGGCATATGCAATCCCAGCTACCATTCTCAAATTTCCTCTTTCTTTGTTGGAATCTGTTGTTTGGACATCTCTTACTTATTACGTCATAGGTTTCAGTCCTGAGGCTGGGAG GTTCTTCCGCCAATTACTTGTACTCTTTCTCGTGCACATGTCATCAATATCCTTATTCCGGTTTGTGGCGGCTGTCTCCCGGACAGTTGTTGTAGCTACAACAGCTGGTAGTCTATCAATACTGTTTGTTATGTTATTTGGTGGCTTCATAATCCCAAGAT CCTCTATGCCAGTTTGGTTGAAATGGGGATCCTGGGTTTCTCCAGTTACATATGGTGAGATAGGCCTTGCTCTGAATGAATTTCTTGCCCCGCGATGGCAAAAG ATGCCACCTACAAATGTGACAATAGGAGACGAAGTTCTTGAAAGCCGAGGATTAAACTTTGATGGCTACTTGTATTGGGTGTCAGTTGGTGCTTTGTTTggttttacaatattatttaacCTTGGTTTCATATTAGCCTTGAGTTTCCTTAAAC CCCCGGGTTCACGTGCTATTATCTCAAAGGAAAAATTCTCCAAAATACAAGGAAgtggagaatcacttcatgaaTCACCTGTTGAAAAAACTTCTGAGTCTTCTAATCCAG GCGGAATGGTTTTACCTTTTCAAGCCTTAAGCGTAGTTTTTCAAGATGTTGAATACTACATTGACATGCCTGCG GCAATGAAGGAACACGGTTTCACCGAAAAAAGACTTCAACTTCTTTCCGACATCACTGCTGCACTCAGACCTGGTGTTCTTACTGCTCTTATGGGTGTCAGTGGTGCTGGAAAAACGACTCTTCTTGATGTTCTTTCTGGTAGAAAAACTAGTGGTATAGTGGAAGGAGAAATAAAGATTGGAGGGTACCCTAAAGTTCAAGAGACATTTGCTCGAGTTTCTGGTTACTGTGAGCAAACTGATATACATTCTCCTCAGATTACAGTAGAAGAATCAGTTATCTTTTCTGCTTGGCTACGGCTTCCTCCAGAGATTGATTCCAAAACCAAATCT GAATTTGTGAAGGAAGTCATTGCGACAATTGAACTTCACGAAATAAAGGACATGTTGGTTGGCATGCCTGGTACCAGTGGTCTTTCAACAGAGCAACGGAAGCGGCTAACAATTGCTGTGGAGCTTGTTGCGAACCCCTCAATCATCTTCATGGATGAACCTACAACTGGACTTGATGCAAGGGCAGCTGCAATTGTGATGCGGGCTGTAAAGAACGTGGTTGCCACAGGAAGAACAATTGTATGCACCATTCACCAACCGAGTATTGATATATTTGAAGCTTTTGATGAG CTTATTCTCTTGAAAACCGGTGGGAAAATGATCTACTGGGGACCGCTGGGTCGGCATTCTTGTAAAATGATTGAATATTTTGAG GGTATCTCTGGTGTGCCAAAAATAAAGGATAACTATAATCCGGCAACGTGGATGTTGGAAATCACTTCAACATCTGCAGAAGCTGAACTTGGCTTAGATTTTGCagaaatttatcaaaaatcttCTTTATACAA AGATAATAAAGAGCTTGTAAAGAAGCTTAGTGTTCCACCTCAAGGCTCAAAGCAGCTGCATTTTCCTACGACCTTTTCACAGAACGGATGGGTCCAATTCAAGACCTGCCTCTGGAAGCAGTATTGGTCTTACTGGAGGAGTCCTTCGTACAACTTGGCACGGTGCATTTTTATGCTCATCACATGTGTTATTTTAGGACTGTTGTTTTGGGATCAAGGGAAGAAAAT CGACAACCAGCAGGGCTTGTTCAATATACTTGGTGCAATATTCACTGCAGTAATCCTCTGTGGGATAAACAACTCCTCAACAGTTTTACCATATGTCAGCACAGAGAGAGCTGTCTTGTACAGGGAAAGATTTGCTGGGATGTATGCTTCATGGGCTTATGCATTGGCACAG GTTATCATCGAGATTCCTTATCTGTTTGCTGAAACAGTTATGTTCACGGTTATCACATATCCAATGATTGGATACTACGGGTCAGCATACAAGGTTTTCTGGTACTTCTATGCCATGTTTTGCACGCTGCTGTACTTCAATTATTTGGGAATGCTGCTTGTTGCGATGACACCAAGCTTTCCCATAGCTGCAATTTTGCAATCTGCTTTTTACTCCATGTTCAGCCTGTTTGCTGGATTCTTGGTTCCTAAGCCA CAAATACCCAAGTGGTGGATCTGGTTTTACTATCTAATGCCTACATCTTGGTCCCTAAACGGCATGCTTTCTTCACAATATGGCGATATAGAGAAGGATATCAAGATTTTTGGAGAAAAGAAAACAGCTGCAGCCTTTTTGAGGGATTATTTTGGATATCACCATGATGAATTACCCATTGTGGCTGTAGTGCTGATTCTGTTCCCTCTTGTTTTTGCCTTTTTATTCACACTTTGCATTCAGAAGTTGAACTTTCAAAGGAGGTGA
- the LOC116032084 gene encoding pleiotropic drug resistance protein 3-like isoform X2 has translation MFIEKLIKHIEHDNLRLLRKIRKRIDRADVKLPSVEVRYANLHVEAECEVVYGKPLPTLWNSFKSLIKIFVRFPCLKSEVAKIQIINDVSGVIKPGRMTLLLGPPGCGKTSLLKALSGNLDNSLKVRGDISYNGHNLQEFVPQKTSAYISQYDLHIPEMTVRETLDFSSRCQGVGSRADIMVELSKMEKEAGIVPDQDIDIYMKAISMEGQKTNLQTDYILKILGLDVCADTIVGDAMRRGISGGQKKRLTTGEMIVGPTKALFMDEISNGLDSSTTYQIVACLQQLAHITDATILMSLLQPAPETFDLFDDIILMAEGKVVFHGPRSNILEFFESCGFKCPERKGVADFLQEVISRKDQAQYWNRIEQAYSYVSVDTISRKFKESPYAKNLFKQLSEPFDKSKSHKNAIYSSVYSLPKWTLFRACMSREFLLMKRNSFIYVFKSVQLIIIASIAMTVFLRTKMDVDVLHANYYLGALFYALIILLVDGFPELSMTVTRLEVFFKQRELCFYPAWAYAIPATILKFPLSLLESVVWTSLTYYVIGFSPEAGRFFRQLLVLFLVHMSSISLFRFVAAVSRTVVVATTAGSLSILFVMLFGGFIIPRSSMPVWLKWGSWVSPVTYGEIGLALNEFLAPRWQKMPPTNVTIGDEVLESRGLNFDGYLYWVSVGALFGFTILFNLGFILALSFLKPPGSRAIISKEKFSKIQGSGESLHESPVEKTSESSNPGGMVLPFQALSVVFQDVEYYIDMPAAMKEHGFTEKRLQLLSDITAALRPGVLTALMGVSGAGKTTLLDVLSGRKTSGIVEGEIKIGGYPKVQETFARVSGYCEQTDIHSPQITVEESVIFSAWLRLPPEIDSKTKSEFVKEVIATIELHEIKDMLVGMPGTSGLSTEQRKRLTIAVELVANPSIIFMDEPTTGLDARAAAIVMRAVKNVVATGRTIVCTIHQPSIDIFEAFDELILLKTGGKMIYWGPLGRHSCKMIEYFEGISGVPKIKDNYNPATWMLEITSTSAEAELGLDFAEIYQKSSLYKDNKELVKKLSVPPQGSKQLHFPTTFSQNGWVQFKTCLWKQYWSYWRSPSYNLARCIFMLITCVILGLLFWDQGKKIDNQQGLFNILGAIFTAVILCGINNSSTVLPYVSTERAVLYRERFAGMYASWAYALAQVIIEIPYLFAETVMFTVITYPMIGYYGSAYKVFWYFYAMFCTLLYFNYLGMLLVAMTPSFPIAAILQSAFYSMFSLFAGFLVPKPQIPKWWIWFYYLMPTSWSLNGMLSSQYGDIEKDIKIFGEKKTAAAFLRDYFGYHHDELPIVAVVLILFPLVFAFLFTLCIQKLNFQRR, from the exons ATGTTCATTGAAAAGCTCATCAAACACATTGAGCATGACAACCTCCGCCTTTTGAGGAAAATCAGAAAAAGAATTGACAG AGCCGATGTAAAGTTGCCCTCTGTGGAAGTGAGATACGCTAATCTACATGTGGAAGCAGAGTGTGAGGTTGTTTATGGAAAACCCCTCCCAACTCTTTGGAATTCTTTCAAGAGTTTGATAAAG ATCTTTGTAAGGTTTCCATGTTTGAAGTCTGAAGTGGCCAAGATACAGATTATTAATGATGTAAGCGGTGTCATTAAGCCTGGAAG AATGACTCTGCTACTTGGTCCTCCGGGATGTGGGAAGACATCATTATTGAAAGCACTCTCAGGAAACCTGGACAACTCTCTGAAG GTTCGGGGAGATATTTCTTACAACGGGCACAACTTACAAGAATTTGTCCCCCAGAAAACTTCTGCATACATTAGTCAATACGATTTACATATCCCTGAAATGACTGTCAGAGAAACCCTTGATTTCTCATCTCGTTGCCAGGGTGTTGGTAGCAGAGCCG ATATTATGGTCGAGCTAAGTAAAATGGAGAAGGAAGCAGGAATTGTTCCTGATCAGGACATAGATATTTACATGAAG GCAATTTCTATGGAAGGACAAAAAACAAACCTTCAGACAGATTACATCCTTAAG ATTCTCGGACTTGATGTTTGTGCTGACACAATAGTAGGTGATGCTATGAGAAGAGGTATCTCCGGAGGCCAAAAGAAAAGACTTACAACAG GGGAAATGATTGTTGGCCCCACAAAGGCATTGTTTATGGATGAAATATCAAATGGCTTAGATAGTTCGACCACATATCAAATTGTTGCTTGCCTTCAACAGTTGGCACACATCACAGATGCTACAATACTAATGTCTCTTCTTCAGCCAGCACCAGAAACATTTGATCTCTTTGATGACATAATCTTGATGGCTGAGGGAAAAGTCGTTTTCCATGGTCCCAGAAGCAACATATTAGAATTTTTTGAAAGTTGTGGGTTCAAGTGTCCTGAAAGGAAAGGGGTAGCCGACTTCCTCCAGGAG GTCATCTCAAGGAAAGATCAGGCACAATACTGGAATCGAATTGAGCAGGCATATAGCTATGTTTCTGTTGATACAATATCAAGGAAATTTAAGGAATCTCCTTATGCAAAGAATCTCTTCAAGCAGCTTTCTGAGCCATTTGACAAGTCCAAGAGCCATAAAAATGCTATATATTCTAGTGTGTATTCACTTCCTAAATGGACACTTTTCCGAGCTTGCATGTCAAGAGAATTTCTTCTCATGAAAagaaattcatttatttatgtattcaaATCTGTTCAG CTTATCATAATTGCATCCATAGCAATGACTGTGTTTTTGAGAACTAAGATGGATGTGGATGTTCTGCATGCAAATTATTATTTGGGAGCTCTATTCTATGCCCTAATTATTCTACTTGTTGATGGGTTCCCTGAGTTGTCCATGACCGTTACAAGGCTAGAAGTTTTCTTCAAGCAGAGAGAATTGTGCTTCTACCCAGCATGGGCATATGCAATCCCAGCTACCATTCTCAAATTTCCTCTTTCTTTGTTGGAATCTGTTGTTTGGACATCTCTTACTTATTACGTCATAGGTTTCAGTCCTGAGGCTGGGAG GTTCTTCCGCCAATTACTTGTACTCTTTCTCGTGCACATGTCATCAATATCCTTATTCCGGTTTGTGGCGGCTGTCTCCCGGACAGTTGTTGTAGCTACAACAGCTGGTAGTCTATCAATACTGTTTGTTATGTTATTTGGTGGCTTCATAATCCCAAGAT CCTCTATGCCAGTTTGGTTGAAATGGGGATCCTGGGTTTCTCCAGTTACATATGGTGAGATAGGCCTTGCTCTGAATGAATTTCTTGCCCCGCGATGGCAAAAG ATGCCACCTACAAATGTGACAATAGGAGACGAAGTTCTTGAAAGCCGAGGATTAAACTTTGATGGCTACTTGTATTGGGTGTCAGTTGGTGCTTTGTTTggttttacaatattatttaacCTTGGTTTCATATTAGCCTTGAGTTTCCTTAAAC CCCCGGGTTCACGTGCTATTATCTCAAAGGAAAAATTCTCCAAAATACAAGGAAgtggagaatcacttcatgaaTCACCTGTTGAAAAAACTTCTGAGTCTTCTAATCCAG GCGGAATGGTTTTACCTTTTCAAGCCTTAAGCGTAGTTTTTCAAGATGTTGAATACTACATTGACATGCCTGCG GCAATGAAGGAACACGGTTTCACCGAAAAAAGACTTCAACTTCTTTCCGACATCACTGCTGCACTCAGACCTGGTGTTCTTACTGCTCTTATGGGTGTCAGTGGTGCTGGAAAAACGACTCTTCTTGATGTTCTTTCTGGTAGAAAAACTAGTGGTATAGTGGAAGGAGAAATAAAGATTGGAGGGTACCCTAAAGTTCAAGAGACATTTGCTCGAGTTTCTGGTTACTGTGAGCAAACTGATATACATTCTCCTCAGATTACAGTAGAAGAATCAGTTATCTTTTCTGCTTGGCTACGGCTTCCTCCAGAGATTGATTCCAAAACCAAATCT GAATTTGTGAAGGAAGTCATTGCGACAATTGAACTTCACGAAATAAAGGACATGTTGGTTGGCATGCCTGGTACCAGTGGTCTTTCAACAGAGCAACGGAAGCGGCTAACAATTGCTGTGGAGCTTGTTGCGAACCCCTCAATCATCTTCATGGATGAACCTACAACTGGACTTGATGCAAGGGCAGCTGCAATTGTGATGCGGGCTGTAAAGAACGTGGTTGCCACAGGAAGAACAATTGTATGCACCATTCACCAACCGAGTATTGATATATTTGAAGCTTTTGATGAG CTTATTCTCTTGAAAACCGGTGGGAAAATGATCTACTGGGGACCGCTGGGTCGGCATTCTTGTAAAATGATTGAATATTTTGAG GGTATCTCTGGTGTGCCAAAAATAAAGGATAACTATAATCCGGCAACGTGGATGTTGGAAATCACTTCAACATCTGCAGAAGCTGAACTTGGCTTAGATTTTGCagaaatttatcaaaaatcttCTTTATACAA AGATAATAAAGAGCTTGTAAAGAAGCTTAGTGTTCCACCTCAAGGCTCAAAGCAGCTGCATTTTCCTACGACCTTTTCACAGAACGGATGGGTCCAATTCAAGACCTGCCTCTGGAAGCAGTATTGGTCTTACTGGAGGAGTCCTTCGTACAACTTGGCACGGTGCATTTTTATGCTCATCACATGTGTTATTTTAGGACTGTTGTTTTGGGATCAAGGGAAGAAAAT CGACAACCAGCAGGGCTTGTTCAATATACTTGGTGCAATATTCACTGCAGTAATCCTCTGTGGGATAAACAACTCCTCAACAGTTTTACCATATGTCAGCACAGAGAGAGCTGTCTTGTACAGGGAAAGATTTGCTGGGATGTATGCTTCATGGGCTTATGCATTGGCACAG GTTATCATCGAGATTCCTTATCTGTTTGCTGAAACAGTTATGTTCACGGTTATCACATATCCAATGATTGGATACTACGGGTCAGCATACAAGGTTTTCTGGTACTTCTATGCCATGTTTTGCACGCTGCTGTACTTCAATTATTTGGGAATGCTGCTTGTTGCGATGACACCAAGCTTTCCCATAGCTGCAATTTTGCAATCTGCTTTTTACTCCATGTTCAGCCTGTTTGCTGGATTCTTGGTTCCTAAGCCA CAAATACCCAAGTGGTGGATCTGGTTTTACTATCTAATGCCTACATCTTGGTCCCTAAACGGCATGCTTTCTTCACAATATGGCGATATAGAGAAGGATATCAAGATTTTTGGAGAAAAGAAAACAGCTGCAGCCTTTTTGAGGGATTATTTTGGATATCACCATGATGAATTACCCATTGTGGCTGTAGTGCTGATTCTGTTCCCTCTTGTTTTTGCCTTTTTATTCACACTTTGCATTCAGAAGTTGAACTTTCAAAGGAGGTGA